A region of Paenimyroides aestuarii DNA encodes the following proteins:
- a CDS encoding T9SS type A sorting domain-containing protein, whose amino-acid sequence MKKFLLSLAFIGAATFTTNAQTVLSQTGGAAPTVGTVACGNNQAPSLAENSYYRAYTLNANMNITSVKVGVGTVVGTVPITVKLHKSSGAFPASYPAGLTQIASTTKNLTTTSTATAIDVPFSSPISVAAGDIIVVEVNNIATNAGNAYYMGAISGSETAPAYIRAATCNVTTPTTFAAVSATANGKIVIDLIDNPNASSTEFFAQNFNLYPNPTADVLYISSKNGLEMKEIKITDLSGRVVRTLNNVSTINVSDLSAGTYLIDITTKEGKASSKFVKK is encoded by the coding sequence ATGAAAAAATTTTTACTTTCTTTAGCATTTATAGGTGCTGCAACATTTACAACAAATGCACAAACTGTTTTATCACAAACTGGTGGTGCTGCACCTACAGTTGGTACTGTTGCATGTGGAAATAATCAAGCTCCATCACTAGCCGAGAACTCGTACTATAGAGCTTACACATTAAACGCTAATATGAACATTACTTCAGTAAAAGTCGGTGTTGGAACTGTAGTTGGAACAGTGCCAATCACTGTAAAATTACACAAAAGTTCTGGAGCCTTTCCTGCTTCGTACCCTGCCGGTCTTACTCAAATTGCTTCGACTACGAAAAATTTAACAACCACATCTACCGCAACAGCTATAGATGTACCTTTTAGCTCTCCTATATCAGTTGCTGCTGGTGATATAATTGTTGTAGAGGTTAATAATATTGCTACAAATGCTGGAAACGCATATTACATGGGAGCTATCAGCGGAAGTGAAACAGCACCTGCCTACATAAGAGCTGCTACTTGTAATGTAACAACACCAACCACATTTGCAGCTGTATCAGCAACAGCAAATGGAAAAATTGTCATAGATTTAATTGATAACCCTAACGCATCATCAACTGAATTCTTTGCTCAAAATTTTAACTTATACCCTAACCCAACTGCAGATGTATTATATATTTCATCTAAAAACGGTTTAGAAATGAAAGAAATTAAAATTACCGATTTATCTGGAAGAGTGGTAAGAACATTAAACAATGTTTCTACAATTAATGTTTCTGATCTTTCTGCAGGTACTTATTTAATTGATATCACTACTAAGGAAGGAAAAGCTTCTTCTAAGTTTGTTAAAAAATAA